Below is a genomic region from Fusarium oxysporum Fo47 chromosome XI, complete sequence.
GTATGATTAATGGGCATATTGAGGAGTACCTCTCTGCTCTACAGAAGGCTAGTGAAAGGAAGGAAGCTGTTGATATGCGCGACATGAACAGTTTTCTCATCTGTGATCTCATCGCAGATCTATTCCTCGGCGAATCACTTCACTTGTTTACAGACCCAGAGTTCATCCCTTGGGTTCACTCTTTCGATCGCTTCGCACGAGGCGTCACCATCCTAGCTGTTCTTAACCGCTTTCCCTTCTTACATAAATTCCTCCTCTTTGCCGTCCATCGCTGGGGAAGTGGTGAACGCGACTCTTTCATGGCACCCATCTTTGCACGCTTTGATCGTCGTGTTGCTCTCACTTCAGCTCGACATGACATGCTGCAAATGGTTCTAGATGGAGATTCAGAGGGTACAGGACGTCAAGGAACCATGCCTCTTGACCTTCTACGAGAGTTTGCACCATTCTTGATGCTAGGTGGATGTGAGGCTATGCCTACTGTTCTTACTGGTTTTGTCTACTTCGTCTTTCGCAAGACGAGTGCGGATATCAGGAAGAAGCTTCTGGGAGAGGTTCGCGGAGCTTTCTCCAGTGATTCTGATATCACAATGGACAGGATAAGCCAGTCACAGAAAGATCTTCCTTACCTCGAAGCATGTCTTCAAGAGTCTATCCGCTGCTACTCACCCGCTGCAACCGGCACCGACCGTGTAGTACCTATATCTGGAGCTCAAATCGCAGGTCATTTTGTGCCCGGCAACACAGTCGTCATGATGTTGCACCAAGTGACCTACTCAGTCAAGCACAATTTTTCCAGAGCATCGGAGTATGTACCCGAAAGATGGCTTCCTGAAGGAAAGGGTCGGCCTCAGGATTGTATCGATGATGTGAGAGGCAGTGTACATCCGTTCTCGGTTGGCCCGCAGTCTTGCTTCGGACAAGAGTGAGTTTCACTATTTCATGAGCTTCATTAAGACATATACTAACAACCTACAGACTGAGTTTTTATGTATTGCGGCTGGCGCTGTGTAAACTTTTGTATCGCTTTGATATTGAGCTTACGCCTGAGTCTGAGAATTGGGTAGAAGGGCAACTCACATTTGGTACAAGGTCAAAGCCTCCACTGATGGCATATGTCAAGAAAGCATCACTATAGCTGGCTAGAAATGTGGATATTCATCACTATTGCCTGAGAAACTTTTATTCGAAAAGAGGTGATATTCAAATCTTTGGCCCGTAGGTCTGGACCCCCTCTGGTAGATACAGGACAGAGACAGTGATGCCTTGGAGCTACCCCAAATTTACGATTTTGTGGAACCAGAGGCTGTTTTGAGTGACCCAAGCCCAGTGGTTTACCAGAAGAAGTGTACAAGGTCACTTTTAGTGTTTTGGAGAAACTCTGGACTGATTCGTCAAGCTCGTAGAGCCTTGCTGTTATGATAGTAATTCTTGTATTATAGTTCACAAAGTGGCCAAACTATTCACTGCGATCCTTCACAACCATGACCATGACACCTTTCGAATCCAACGGCGGCATACCCACAAAGAAATCATGAGCAATCTCCACATCCCTCTTCGTCGTGCCAACCAGCTCAAGATCAAACCTGGAGAAGATGGTCGCAACAGTGAGATACAGCTCAGCATATGCGAGGTTCATACCAATGCACTGACGACTTCCTCTGCAAAAAGGCACAAAGTGGCGGCTCAGACTGGTTTTACCATGCATCCAGCGTTCTGGGTCAAACTTGAAAGGATCTGGATAGTGTTCCTCGTTTGTATCAATGAGATATGAGGATGAACTCATGCGAGTCTGCAAGACTTAGGATTCTGGTAGCAAGAGGAGAGAGGGGACTTACTCCTCGAGGCAGTTTGTATCCGGCATAAACAAGATCTTCCGTTGGTGCATACCGAGGTAGGCGTCCAGGAACACCGAATGAGAGCCTGATACCTTCTTGTATAACTCcagtcttgttgttgttaGTAAATGTTAAGCCGTGTGTAAGGTCAACTCACCAGGTATGGGAGAGGCTCAAGTTTCGCAACAGTGATGGGTGAACTTGCATCTGCTGTTACTGTTTCTAGTTCCTTCCTCAGCGTAGTAAGCATGTCCGGATTCTCCGTAAGATGAAAACTCAGCGTCGTCAACGCCGCAGCCGTCGTCTCAGTACCAGCACCCAGAAAGATAGCCGCCTCAGACTTGAACCTCTCCAGAGTCTTATCCGCTTCGGGCAGTTGCTTGCTATCTCTCATCTCATGAAAGACAGTTCTAATCccgtccttcttctcttttgcCAGGACATTTGAGATTTGACCAGAGATCTTCTTGTCGTAGTCAGCCAGTGGCTGTAGCTTTGGATCAAGCTTTGCAAGATAGCTGATGGGAATCTTTTGGATGATATCAAACAGCCATGGAAACATGCGTCCAATCGGATGGGCTTGAGGCATCTCATGAAAGAAGTCCAATAGCTCTTTGCCGAACTGGTCTTGCTTCATGTTATCCATGCTCTCGCCAAAGCAATATTGAGCAATGACATCCATGGTAAGACCGCTGTAGAGAGCTTTGAAATTTACAACCTCTCCACTCTCCCTGAGTGAGCTCATCCTGCCAGCGAGTTGGTGAATGGTTTGTAGGATCTGCGGCTCAAGAGCACGGATAGACTGCTTTGAGAACGATCCAGACAATGCAGCCCGTCGAACTCGATGGGTTTCGGCAGCATAACTGTCAAACATGCTCTCATCATGGGTAGACATGAAACGGATTTTGTtgcgaggatgatgaggaccACTGGCGTAGATTTCATCGTAGAAGCTATCATCGTTGATATGGACCTCGTAAGGGTTTATCCTCACAATGGGACCATACTGAcgatgaagttcttgaaTCTTCCAGAGGAATTTGCCTCGTTTGACGACATCGTAGTAGAACTCATAGAAGAAAGTGAGAGCTGCTAATCTTGGTCCCGGTATCTTTGCTAGAGGCGATAGATACAGGCGGTAGACGACGGTGAAAGTGATGCGCAGTGCAATGAGAGACGCTGCCACTGTCAGCAGTGTTCTGGCGTTCAATTGCAAATTTTCCATGGTCGTCTTAGTGCCGAGTGTTCAACTCACTCACTGTAGAGATGAGATAGTATGCCTACTACCCATCCTGACAGGCATGACAGCATATACGAAAGCTATCTCACCAACCCACCACCACAAAAACTAGTTCTGATGTAAAGGTGCCGTTTTCCCGTCCATCCTTCGGCATGTGAATTCTCACCATCAGCCCGGAGAAAACACTCCGGTTGACATGAGCGGCAAAATACAATGTTGTTTCTGGCATAGTCGAACTTAGTGCGTCAGCCGTCAGCCCATTTCCCCTCCATTTCCCGTTACCGTGCTTGAATCCTTCGGCACCCCACGGAAAACCCCTGGCTCACCTTATTCCTTAGGCTAGTGAGCCGTAGATCCGGCTTTAGTATAATCAGCGCGGCAAATACCTACCTACTCGTATGCAGCGTCGGCCGCCGTATCAGAGAACGATACGGGCCGTTCCGCGCACTATACCCACTAGTTTTGGAGGCGTTTTACAGATAAGAAGTAAACAGTTAAAAGAAGGTGGTAATTGATGCAGTTGAGAGTAGCAATATTGGCAATTGAACTCCACAAACAAAACAACAAGTTAATATTTGCACAAATCAAGAATGGCTACTGAAGCAGTGAACCAACCTCCCCAGACGGGTACTGATTCCAGCGTTACCAATGGCACTGGTATGGATGCCCTGATGGAGGATGCGAAGAAGCGTGGCTTGCAGGAAGAGATTTCCCGTCTAACTGATAACCATTTGGTTTATACTGATGCTGCTGGTGGCAAGTTGTCCTATGCACCAGTTGATTGGAAGAAGCCAGGTCTTAGAATTCTTGACTCTGCTACTGCAGACGGTATGTATACCTTCTAAGACATAGAGCACCGGTGGTGATAATAGTGATTTAGGTATCTGGCTGCAGGATCTTCGCAAGCAAGCTGGTcctgttgctgatgagcaGACGTACATTGGCACTGATCTGGTCGAAGACTTGTTTCCCAAGCCTCGACCCCACGGGATTGAGTTCAAGAAA
It encodes:
- a CDS encoding cytochrome P450, giving the protein MENLQLNARTLLTVAASLIALRITFTVVYRLYLSPLAKIPGPRLAALTFFYEFYYDVVKRGKFLWKIQELHRQYGPIVRINPYEVHINDDSFYDEIYASGPHHPRNKIRFMSTHDESMFDSYAAETHRVRRAALSGSFSKQSIRALEPQILQTIHQLAGRMSSLRESGEVVNFKALYSGLTMDVIAQYCFGESMDNMKQDQFGKELLDFFHEMPQAHPIGRMFPWLFDIIQKIPISYLAKLDPKLQPLADYDKKISGQISNVLAKEKKDGIRTVFHEMRDSKQLPEADKTLERFKSEAAIFLGAGTETTAAALTTLSFHLTENPDMLTTLRKELETVTADASSPITVAKLEPLPYLTGVIQEGIRLSFGVPGRLPRYAPTEDLVYAGYKLPRGTRMSSSSYLIDTNEEHYPDPFKFDPERWMHGKTSLSRHFVPFCRGSRQCIGMNLAYAELYLTVATIFSRFDLELVGTTKRDVEIAHDFFVGMPPLDSKGVMVMVVKDRSE
- a CDS encoding cytochrome P450, encoding MNQLSMDWELVASTWQTASPASRVIVTLSTLSLTALLISIIYELYFSPLSKFPGPKLCAISRIPHLIATASGHQLPWLINLHNKYGGVVRIAPDALTFTDERAWADICGASKAAKDGMAKDPRLAALVGGDLVNPDPAKPRSQQTHSIMRKAMVPALKRENVKKLEGMINGHIEEYLSALQKASERKEAVDMRDMNSFLICDLIADLFLGESLHLFTDPEFIPWVHSFDRFARGVTILAVLNRFPFLHKFLLFAVHRWGSGERDSFMAPIFARFDRRVALTSARHDMLQMVLDGDSEGTGRQGTMPLDLLREFAPFLMLGGCEAMPTVLTGFVYFVFRKTSADIRKKLLGEVRGAFSSDSDITMDRISQSQKDLPYLEACLQESIRCYSPAATGTDRVVPISGAQIAGHFVPGNTVVMMLHQVTYSVKHNFSRASEYVPERWLPEGKGRPQDCIDDVRGSVHPFSVGPQSCFGQELSFYVLRLALCKLLYRFDIELTPESENWVEGQLTFGTRSKPPLMAYVKKASL